A genomic window from Myotis daubentonii chromosome 4, mMyoDau2.1, whole genome shotgun sequence includes:
- the C1QTNF8 gene encoding complement C1q tumor necrosis factor-related protein 8, with amino-acid sequence MAPAQMAAPGLLLLLALPTGAWPRLGPPHRPCVHCCHPAWPPAAPGSYTPEGEGEKWVQLPHVRPTIDISILKGEKGETGVRGRSGRSGKEGPPGSPGLRGHKGQKGQVGLPGTPCRRAYAAFSVGRREGLHSTDAFQAVPFDTELVNLDGAFDLASGRFLCTVPGVYFLSLTVHTWNYKETYLHIMCNQQATAVLYAQPSERSVMQTQSLLLPLAAGDAAWVRMFKRDQDNAIYGEHGDLYITFSGHLVKPATEL; translated from the exons ATG GCTCCAGCCCAGATGGCAGCCCCTGGCCTTCTGCTCCTCCTGGCGCTGCCTACAggggcctggcccaggctggggccgCCCCATCGGCCATGTGTGCACTGCTGCCACCCGGCCTGGCCCCCAGCGGCCCCCGGCTCATACACCCCTGAGGGTGAGGGGGAGAAGTGGGTGCAGCTGCCCCACGTGCGGCCCACCATCGACATCTCAATCCTCAAAG gTGAGAAGGGTGAGACGGGGGTCAGAGGCCGCTCCGGCAGGAGCGGGAAGGAGGGCCCACCGGGCTCCCCGGGTCTCCGGGGCCACAAGGGCCAGAAGGGGCAGGTGGGGCTGCCGGGCACCCCATGCCGGCGTGCCTACGCAGCCTTCTCGGTCGGTCGGCGCGAGGGGCTGCACAGCACCGACGCCTTCCAGGCTGTGCCCTTTGACACGGAGCTGGTGAACCTGGATGGCGCCTTCGACCTGGCGTCGGGCCGCTTCCTCTGCACGGTGCCTGGTGTGTACTTCCTGAGCCTCACCGTGCACACCTGGAATTACAAGGAAACCTACCTGCACATCATGTGCAACCAGCAGGCCACGGCCGTGCTGTACGCGCAGCCCAGCGAGCGCAGCGTCATGCAGacccagagcctgctgctgccgctggccGCAGGGGACGCCGCCTGGGTGCGCATGTTCAAGCGTGACCAAGACAACGCCATCTACGGTGAGCACGGCGACCTCTACATCACCTTCAGCGGCCACCTGGTCAAGCCTGCCACTGAGCTCTAG
- the TEKT4 gene encoding tektin-4, with protein sequence MAQTDVLLTKQPAPQTVPACELPPKLYDVARNTGAHTSAGLATAGFRTAKYLVDEWFQNSYASYHQAFADRDRSERQRHESRQLAAETGALAQRTQEDSTRKVGERLQDMHCWKSELQREVGELVVETDLMLAQKQRLERALDATGVPFSIATDNLQCRERRQYPDLVRDYVEMELLKEAELIRNIQELLKRTIMQAVNQIRMNREHKELCEMNWSDKVEAYNIDETCARYNNQSTEVQFHPHSTKFEESASTPESWARFTQESLQRAERERLASFNLRGLIDCVLRDTSEDLRLQCDSVNLAFGRRLEELEDSRHKLEHHLNKALREIADQEHNIAELKQAIRDKELPLKVAQTRLYQRSQRPNVELCRDTAQFRLVSEVEELNRSLSALKEKLLEAEQSLRNLEDTRMSLEKDIAVKTNSIFIDSQKCMTHRAHYPTILRLAGYQ encoded by the exons ATGGCTCAGACGGACGTACTGCTGACCAAGCAGCCCGCCCCGCAGACAGTGCCGGCGTGTGAGCTGCCCCCCAAGCTGTACGATGTGGCCCGCAACACAGGTGCCCACACGTCCGCAGGCCTGGCCACTGCTGGCTTCCGCACCGCCAAGTATCTGGTGGACGAGTGGTTCCAGAACAGCTATGCCAGTTACCACCAGGCCTTTGCCGACCGCGACCGGTCGGAGCGGCAGCGCCATGAGAGCAGGCAGCTGGCTGCGGAGACGGGGGCTCTGGCGCAGCGCACGCAGGAGGACTCCACCCGGAAGGTGGGCGAGCGCCTGCAGGACATGCACTGCTGGAAGTCGGAGCTGCAGCGGGAGGTGGGCGAGCTGGTGGTGGAGACCGACCTGATGCTGGCCCAGAAGCAGCGGCTGGAGCGCGCCCTGGACGCCACAGGGGTGCCCTTCTCCATCGCCACCGACAACCTGCAGTGCCGCGAGCGCCGCCAGTACCCCGACCTCGTTCGTGACTATGTGGAGATGGAGCTGCTGAAG GAGGCTGAGCTCATCCGGAACATCCAGGAGCTGCTGAAAAGGACCATCATGCAGGCTGTGAACCAGATCAG GATGAACCGGGAGCACAAGGAGCTGTGCGAGATGAACTGGTCTGACAAGGTGGAGGCCTACAACATCGACGAGACCTGTGCCCGATACAACAACCAGAGCACCGAGGTGCAGTTCCACCCGCACTCCACTAAGTTCGAGGAGAG CGCCTCCACGCCAGAGTCCTGGGCCAGGTTCACACAGGAAAGCCTGCAGCGCGCGGAGCGCGAGCGCCTGGCCTCCTTCAACCTGCGGGGCCTCATTGACTGCGTCCTGCGGGACACCTCCGAGGACCTGCGGCTGCAGTGCGACTCGGTGAACCTGGCCTTCGGGCGCcgcctggaggagctggaggactCGCGCCACAAGCTGGAGCATCACCTGAACAAG GCGCTTCGGGAGATCGCAGACCAGGAGCACAACATTGCCGAGCTGAAGCAGGCCATCAGGGACAAGGAGTTGCCTCTGAAGGTGGCGCAGACCCGCCTGTACCAGCGCTCGCAGCGGCCCAACGTGGAGCTGTGCCGCGATACCGCCCAGTTCAG GCTGGTGAGTGAGGTAGAGGAGCTGAACAGGTCCCTCTCAGCACTGAAGGAGAAGCTTCTAGAAGCGGAGCAGTCGCTGCGCAACCTGGAGGACACACGCATGAGCCTGGAGAAGGACATCGCTGTCAAAACCAACAGCATCTTTATTGACAGCCAGAAGTGCATGACCCACCGCGCCCACTACCCCACCATCCTCCGACTGGCTGGCTACCAGTGA